Part of the Armatimonadota bacterium genome is shown below.
TCCCGGCCGATCATCCCGGCCATCGCCGGGCTCGACCAGGTGCCCTACCTGACCTCTGACCTGCTTGCTGCGGATGAAGCGGTGGAGCTCTGGGAACTGCCTCGCTCCCTGCTCATCATCGGCGGGGGATATATCGCCCTGGAACTCGGCCAGCTCTTTCAGCGGCTGGGGAGCGCAGTCACCGTCCTCGAACGCAGTCCTCGGATCCTGCCTGCGTATGAGCCGGAGGTCTCAGTTGCTCTGACGGAGATCTTGCGGGCCGAAGGCGTCAACATCGTGACGAACCTTACGGTGGGCCGGGTCGAACGCGTCGGGAGCCGTATCGCGGCGATCGGTGAGACCGCCGGAACACAGGCCAGGTACGAGGCGGACCGCCTGCTTGTGGCGACTGGCCGGCAGCCGAACACGGACGCGATCGGGCTTGAGCACGTCGGGGTGAAGGCGGACGAGCACGGCTTCATCCTCGTCGACGAATACCTCCGGACAAACGTCCCGAATATCTGGGCCGCCGGCGACGTGATCGGCCCGCACACCGGCAGCCAGCTCGCCACGCCGGTCGGCGCCCACGACGGTGTCATCGCTGCCGTGAACGCGCTCAATGGGGAAAGGCACAGAGTGGACCACACGGTCATCCCGCGGACGATCTTCACCGACCCCCAGGTCGCGACGGTCGGGCTGACGGACGAGGAAGCTAACCGGCGCGGCCACCGATGCAACTGCGGGACCGTGCCCATGCGGGTCGTCCCCCGTGCCGGCGCGATCCGCGACACCCGCGGTCTGATCAAGATGGTCCTC
Proteins encoded:
- the merA gene encoding mercury(II) reductase, encoding MGRDSAAEETYDLVILGSGTTAFAAAIRAAELGKTAVMTESRVLGGTCVNRGCLPSKNLIEAARVYWEATRPRFPGLLSRGMDIDFPALIRQKDEIIDDFRDKKYQSVVADAGRIAVHTGQAGFAPDGTVEVDGRKLRGHHYLIATGSRPIIPAIAGLDQVPYLTSDLLAADEAVELWELPRSLLIIGGGYIALELGQLFQRLGSAVTVLERSPRILPAYEPEVSVALTEILRAEGVNIVTNLTVGRVERVGSRIAAIGETAGTQARYEADRLLVATGRQPNTDAIGLEHVGVKADEHGFILVDEYLRTNVPNIWAAGDVIGPHTGSQLATPVGAHDGVIAAVNALNGERHRVDHTVIPRTIFTDPQVATVGLTDEEANRRGHRCNCGTVPMRVVPRAGAIRDTRGLIKMVLDWDTKQVLGVSIVGRDAGEVIHEAAMALRFRATVYDFIDMIHVYPTMAEALKIAALSCFKDVEKLS